GGCGTGCACAAGGCGATCGTGCACCTCTACAACTCGACGTCGATCCTGCAGCGGCGGGTGGTGTTCCGCAGCGAGCGCGAGGGCATCAAGAAGATCGCCACCGACGGCGCTGAGCTGGTCGCCGCCTTCGCCGAGAAGCACCCGGAGACGCAGTTCCGCTTCCAGTACTCGCCCGAGTCCTACACGGGCACGGAGCTGGCCTACGCCGTCGAGGTGTGCAACGCCGTCATCGACATCTGGCAGCCGACGCCCGAGGCGCCCGCGATCATCAACCTGCCCGCGACCGTGGAGATGGCCACTCCCAACGTCTACGCGGATTCGATCGAGTGGATGCACCGGAACCTGGCGCGCCGCGATTCCATCGTGCTGTCGCTGCACCCGCACAACGACCGGGGCACCGGGGTGGCCGCCGCCGAGCTGGGATATCAGGCCGGGGCCGACCGCATCGAGGGTTGCCTGTTCGGCAACGGCGAGCGGACCGGCAACGTCTGTCTGGTGACCCTGGCGCTGAACCTGTTCAGCCAGGGCGTCGATCCGCAGATCGACCTCTCCGACATCGACGAGATCCGGCGCACCGTCGAGTACTGCAACCAGCTGCCGATCCCGGAACGGCATCCCTACGGCGGTGAGCTGGTCTACACGGCGTTCTCCGGCAGCCATCAGGACGCCATCAACAAGGGGCTGGACGCGCTGCGCGTCGACGCCGAGGCGGCGGGCGTGCCGGTCGACGACTTCCGTTGGGCGGTGCCGTATCTGCCGATCGACCCGAAGGACGTCGGCCGCAGCTACGAGGCGGTCATCCGGGTCAACTCGCAGTCCGGCAAGGGCGGCGTCGCCTACATCATGAAGACCGAGCATCAGCTGACGCTGCCGCGCAGGCTGCAGATCGAGTTCTCCAAGCTGGTGCAGGCGGTCACCGACTCCGAGGGCGGCGAGGTCGACCCGAAGACGATGTGGGACGTCTTCGCCACCGAGTACCTGGAGCCGACGGCCCCGCTGAAGCTGGCCAAACACCGGGTGAGCGGCGGCGATCAGGACGCGATCGTGGCCACCGTGGTGGTCGATGGCGAAGAACGCGAGATCACCGGCACCGGCAACGGGCCGATCTCGGCGTTCGTGGACGCGCTGACGACCATCGGCTACGACGTCCGGGTCCTGGACTAC
This Actinoalloteichus hymeniacidonis DNA region includes the following protein-coding sequences:
- the leuA gene encoding 2-isopropylmalate synthase, producing the protein MASHSEISAPDAFSTGRSRLRVPSRPAPADQPAWNPQRGSSMPFHRYQSFAEQVEPVTLADRTWPDVVTRTAPQWCAVDLRDGNQALIDPMSPARKRRMFDLLVRMGYKEIEVGFPAASQTDFDFVREIIEDDAIPEDVTIQVLTQARPELIERTFDAVNGVHKAIVHLYNSTSILQRRVVFRSEREGIKKIATDGAELVAAFAEKHPETQFRFQYSPESYTGTELAYAVEVCNAVIDIWQPTPEAPAIINLPATVEMATPNVYADSIEWMHRNLARRDSIVLSLHPHNDRGTGVAAAELGYQAGADRIEGCLFGNGERTGNVCLVTLALNLFSQGVDPQIDLSDIDEIRRTVEYCNQLPIPERHPYGGELVYTAFSGSHQDAINKGLDALRVDAEAAGVPVDDFRWAVPYLPIDPKDVGRSYEAVIRVNSQSGKGGVAYIMKTEHQLTLPRRLQIEFSKLVQAVTDSEGGEVDPKTMWDVFATEYLEPTAPLKLAKHRVSGGDQDAIVATVVVDGEEREITGTGNGPISAFVDALTTIGYDVRVLDYVEHALTGGDDAKAASYVECAVGDTLLWGVGVDTSTVTAALRSVVSAVNRAQR